In one window of Nicotiana tabacum cultivar K326 chromosome 12, ASM71507v2, whole genome shotgun sequence DNA:
- the LOC107806168 gene encoding homeobox-leucine zipper protein ATHB-52-like: MNNFLNSQYLHKHQSILNHNKKRLNQDQVKRLEESFDSTKKLEPEQKTQLAKELGVPPRQIAIWYQNKRARWKNQSLGLDYNALQHKLDTALAEKRKIEKENERLRVELKKVNEMLVACKKAQGHEETQGLIPLIAANSISSGCEEVVVSSSFQEDVSCSLVKNNSESNLQFDELYACLMGGEEGSNCRLSWQNGKDLWVWKN; the protein is encoded by the exons ATGAATAATTTCTTGAATTCTCAATACCTACATAAACACCAATCTATATTGAACCACAACAAAAAGAGGCTAAATCAAGACCAAGTCAAGAGGTTGGAGGAGAGTTTTGATTCAACAAAGAAGCTTGAGCCAGAGCAAAAAACCCAACTTGCTAAAGAGTTGGGTGTTCCTCCACGACAAATTGCTATATG GTACCAGAACAAACGAGCTagatggaagaaccaaagcctCGGGCTTGACTACAATGCACTCCAACATAAGCTTGACACTGCATTAGCTGAGAAGAGGAAGATTGAGAAAGAAAATGAACGTCTTCGAGTCGAGTTGAAGAAGGTAAATGAGATGTTAGTTGCTTGTAAAAAAGCACAAGGACATGAGGAAACACAAGGATTAATTCCTTTAATTGCAGCTAATTCCATTTCTAGTGGTTGTGAGGAAGTAGTAGTGAGTTCTAGCTTCCAAGAAGATGTGAGTTGTTCATTGGTAAAAAATAATAGTGAGTCTAATTTGCAATTTGATGAGCTTTATGCTTGTTTGATGGGTGGAGAAGAAGGATCAAATTGTCGTTTAAGTTGGCAAAATGGAAAAGATCTTTGGGTGTGGAAAAATTGA
- the LOC107806169 gene encoding putative aminotransferase TAT2 isoform X1 — METNGVKVKANLSDGVNNQEIETPNNITIKGILGLLMANVETTEDEDEENGGNFKKNKRKKKVISLGMGDPTAYSCFHSPDVAQNAVLETLASHKFNGYSPTVGLPQTRRAIADYLSRDLPEKLCADDVYVTAGCTQAIEIALSILARPGANILLPRPGFPIYALCAAFRHIEVRYFDLVPDKGWEVDLNAVEALADRNTIGIVVINPGNPCGNVYSYQHLQEIAETAKKLRTIVIADEVYGHLAFGAKPFVSMGVFGAIAPVLTLGSLSKRWLVPGWRLGWLVTNDPNGTFKNPKFVERIKKYCDICGGPATFIQPLMLKAAVPRIIQQTEEFFFRKTINLLKWTADICCEKIKEIPCISCPHKPEGSMAVMVKLNLSLLTDISDDIDFCFKLAKEESVILLPGLAVGLKNWIRITFAADPPSLEEALGRLKSFCQRHSYQENAHC; from the exons ATGGAGACGAATGGGGTGAAAGTGAAAGCAAATTTGAGTGACGGAGTTAACAACCAAGAAATTGAAACCCCAAATAATATTACAATCAAAGGCATTCTTGGATTGTTAATGGCTAATGTAGAAACAactgaagatgaagatgaagaaaatggtggaaatttcaagaaaaataaGAGGAAGAAGAAGGTGATATCATTGGGAATGGGTGATCCTACTGCTTATTCTTGTTTCCATTCTCCTGATGTTGCACAAAATGCTGTTCTTGAAACTCTTGCTTCTCACAAATTCAATGGTTATTCTCCTACTGTTGGCCTTCCTCAAACCAGACG GGCAATTGCAGATTATTTGTCGCGTGACCTTCCAGAAAAGTTATGTGCAGATGATGTTTATGTCACAGCTGGTTGCACTCAAGCCATTGAAATAGCTTTATCAATTCTGGCTCGCCCCGGTGCTAACATATTGCTACCAAGGCCTGGTTTCCCTATTTATGCACTTTGTGCCGCCTTTAGACACATCGAAGTTAGATACTTTGATCTTGTTCCAGACAAGGGCTGGGAGGTTGATCTCAATGCCGTCGAAGCTCTAGCTGATCGTAACACTATTGGCATAGTTGTTATAAATCCGGGGAATCCTTGTGGAAATGTTTATAGTTATCAGCATCTTCAAGAG ATTGCAGAAACTGCTAAGAAGCTTAGGACCATAGTGATTGCGGATGAAGTATACGGGCACCTTGCTTTTGGAGCTAAACCATTTGTGTCGATGGGAGTTTTTGGAGCCATTGCTCCCGTGCTTACTCTTGGTTCTTTATCTAAGCGATGGTTAGTTCCTGGCTGGCGCCTCGGTTGGCTTGTCACAAATGATCCCAACGGCACCTTCAAAAATCCGAAG TTTGTTGAGCGCATTAAGAAGTATTGTGACATTTGCGGAGGTCCAGCTACCTTTATACAG CCGTTGATGTTGAAGGCGGCGGTCCCTCGCATTATTCAGCAAACCGAAGAATTTTTCTTCAGGAAAACCATTAACTTGTTGAAGTGGACAGCAGACATTTGTTGCGAAAAGATAAAGGAGATTCCTTGTATTAGCTGTCCACATAAACCAGAAGGCTCAATGGCTGTAATG GTGAAGCTGAATCTATCACTTTTGACAGACATTAGCGATGATATTGACTTCTGTTTCAAACTGGCGAAAGAAGAATCTGTTATACTCCTTCCAG GACTCGCTGTGGGTCTCAAAAACTGGATTAGAATAACCTTTGCAGCGGATCCGCCTTCTCTTGAGGAAGCACTAGGACGGCTCAAGTCGTTCTGTCAAAGGCATTCATATCAAGAAAATGCTCATTGTTGA
- the LOC107806169 gene encoding putative aminotransferase TAT2 isoform X2 encodes METNGVKVKANLSDGVNNQEIETPNNITIKGILGLLMANVETTEDEDEENGGNFKKNKRKKKVISLGMGDPTAYSCFHSPDVAQNAVLETLASHKFNGYSPTVGLPQTRRAIADYLSRDLPEKLCADDVYVTAGCTQAIEIALSILARPGANILLPRPGFPIYALCAAFRHIEVRYFDLVPDKGWEVDLNAVEALADRNTIGIVVINPGNPCGNVYSYQHLQEIAETAKKLRTIVIADEVYGHLAFGAKPFVSMGVFGAIAPVLTLGSLSKRWLVPGWRLGWLVTNDPNGTFKNPKFVERIKKYCDICGGPATFIQAAVPRIIQQTEEFFFRKTINLLKWTADICCEKIKEIPCISCPHKPEGSMAVMVKLNLSLLTDISDDIDFCFKLAKEESVILLPGLAVGLKNWIRITFAADPPSLEEALGRLKSFCQRHSYQENAHC; translated from the exons ATGGAGACGAATGGGGTGAAAGTGAAAGCAAATTTGAGTGACGGAGTTAACAACCAAGAAATTGAAACCCCAAATAATATTACAATCAAAGGCATTCTTGGATTGTTAATGGCTAATGTAGAAACAactgaagatgaagatgaagaaaatggtggaaatttcaagaaaaataaGAGGAAGAAGAAGGTGATATCATTGGGAATGGGTGATCCTACTGCTTATTCTTGTTTCCATTCTCCTGATGTTGCACAAAATGCTGTTCTTGAAACTCTTGCTTCTCACAAATTCAATGGTTATTCTCCTACTGTTGGCCTTCCTCAAACCAGACG GGCAATTGCAGATTATTTGTCGCGTGACCTTCCAGAAAAGTTATGTGCAGATGATGTTTATGTCACAGCTGGTTGCACTCAAGCCATTGAAATAGCTTTATCAATTCTGGCTCGCCCCGGTGCTAACATATTGCTACCAAGGCCTGGTTTCCCTATTTATGCACTTTGTGCCGCCTTTAGACACATCGAAGTTAGATACTTTGATCTTGTTCCAGACAAGGGCTGGGAGGTTGATCTCAATGCCGTCGAAGCTCTAGCTGATCGTAACACTATTGGCATAGTTGTTATAAATCCGGGGAATCCTTGTGGAAATGTTTATAGTTATCAGCATCTTCAAGAG ATTGCAGAAACTGCTAAGAAGCTTAGGACCATAGTGATTGCGGATGAAGTATACGGGCACCTTGCTTTTGGAGCTAAACCATTTGTGTCGATGGGAGTTTTTGGAGCCATTGCTCCCGTGCTTACTCTTGGTTCTTTATCTAAGCGATGGTTAGTTCCTGGCTGGCGCCTCGGTTGGCTTGTCACAAATGATCCCAACGGCACCTTCAAAAATCCGAAG TTTGTTGAGCGCATTAAGAAGTATTGTGACATTTGCGGAGGTCCAGCTACCTTTATACAG GCGGCGGTCCCTCGCATTATTCAGCAAACCGAAGAATTTTTCTTCAGGAAAACCATTAACTTGTTGAAGTGGACAGCAGACATTTGTTGCGAAAAGATAAAGGAGATTCCTTGTATTAGCTGTCCACATAAACCAGAAGGCTCAATGGCTGTAATG GTGAAGCTGAATCTATCACTTTTGACAGACATTAGCGATGATATTGACTTCTGTTTCAAACTGGCGAAAGAAGAATCTGTTATACTCCTTCCAG GACTCGCTGTGGGTCTCAAAAACTGGATTAGAATAACCTTTGCAGCGGATCCGCCTTCTCTTGAGGAAGCACTAGGACGGCTCAAGTCGTTCTGTCAAAGGCATTCATATCAAGAAAATGCTCATTGTTGA
- the LOC107806170 gene encoding uncharacterized protein At4g28440: MAENSTQDKPKPGLRKPVFVKVENLTPGTNGHTLIAKVLESNTVLQKGRSVSPHLRNTRISECLIGDETGTILFTARNDQVDLMKPDATVILRNAKIDMFKNTMRLAVDKWGRIEVTETAGFEVKQGNNLSLVEYELVNVEE, encoded by the exons ATGGCTGAAAACTCAACACAGGACAAGCCGAAACCGGGTTTAAGAAAGCCGGTTTTCGTAAAAGTGGAGAATTTAACGCCTGGAACTAACGGCCATACGCTGATCGCGAAAGTTCTGGAATCGAATACTGTGTTGCAGAAGGGGCGTTCGGTGTCTCCGCATCTACGTAATACTCGTATTTCTGAATGCTTGATCGGTGATGAGACCGGCACTATCCTCTTCACTGCTCGTAACGATCAAG TCGATCTGATGAAGCCTGATGCAACTGTCATTCTTCGGAATGCCAAGATTGACATGTTCAAGAACACCATGAGACTAGCAGTCGACAAATGGGGACGAATCGAGGTTACtgaaactgctggatttgaagtGAAACAGGGTAATAATCTCTCCCTTGTTGAGTATGAGCTTGTGAATGTGGAGGAATGA